In the genome of Chryseobacterium arthrosphaerae, one region contains:
- a CDS encoding S8 family peptidase, protein MKKLLLFCFLTGYLSVSAQTELVFVYFTDKPNKAAFYANPLSELSQKSLNRRTALGIPLNDQDAPIEPSYLQNLQNLGFTVTDYSKWLNGAAVNATPAQKAQLQAQPFVHSVESFARNSNSTGLKKAPSKWKDDTSLNKILTNFNYGSGSAQIDQVNIRPLHLAGYTGTGVSIAVIDAGFPTVNTGAAFSRLWNGNQIKAAYDFVAKTGDIYNTSLSTHGSVVLGAIGGFIENTFVGAAPDADFYLYRSENAAVEVPEEEIYWIEAAEEADRKGVDIITSSLGYHVFDDTRYNYTYADMNGNTSFIARGAEIAANKGIFVLAAAGNSGTQPWHYLTTPSDNAKVFSIGSVDSAGNASDFSSFGPNSLGVVKPDGSAQGTFTTTVYDNTTIIVNGTSISTPIAAGGVACFIQAFPTMNREQIRSRLRQTASLYPNHNDQMGYGILNFGNVYNAVLNTSETVKKDRLTLFPNPVKNILTVVSENDIQALEVYDNLGRLIRKNSNRKAVKVDDFAKGVYYLKIQTQGKVYYEKFIKE, encoded by the coding sequence ATGAAAAAACTTTTACTCTTTTGTTTCCTAACAGGTTACCTCAGTGTATCTGCACAAACTGAACTTGTTTTTGTCTATTTCACAGACAAGCCCAATAAAGCCGCATTCTATGCCAATCCGCTCTCGGAACTTTCCCAAAAGTCGCTTAACAGGCGCACAGCCCTGGGAATTCCGCTGAATGATCAGGATGCTCCTATTGAACCTTCATACCTTCAAAACTTACAGAATTTAGGGTTTACGGTTACCGATTATTCCAAATGGCTCAATGGTGCTGCGGTCAATGCCACTCCTGCGCAGAAAGCACAGCTGCAGGCCCAGCCTTTTGTACATTCTGTGGAAAGTTTTGCGAGGAACAGCAATTCAACGGGGCTTAAAAAAGCACCTAGCAAATGGAAGGACGATACAAGTCTTAACAAAATTCTGACAAATTTTAATTACGGATCAGGTTCTGCACAGATCGACCAGGTGAATATACGTCCGCTTCACCTGGCAGGATATACCGGAACGGGCGTTTCTATTGCCGTTATTGATGCAGGATTTCCTACCGTAAATACCGGAGCTGCTTTTTCAAGATTATGGAACGGCAATCAGATAAAGGCCGCCTATGATTTCGTTGCGAAAACCGGAGATATCTATAATACTTCTCTGAGTACTCATGGCAGCGTGGTGCTGGGAGCAATCGGCGGTTTTATTGAAAACACCTTTGTAGGAGCTGCACCCGATGCTGATTTCTACCTTTACCGCAGTGAAAATGCTGCGGTTGAAGTCCCTGAAGAAGAGATCTACTGGATTGAAGCCGCTGAAGAAGCAGACAGAAAAGGCGTAGATATTATTACTTCATCTCTTGGATACCATGTTTTTGATGATACCCGGTACAATTATACTTATGCAGATATGAACGGAAATACCTCCTTCATTGCCCGTGGAGCCGAGATTGCAGCTAATAAAGGCATCTTTGTACTTGCGGCTGCCGGAAATTCAGGAACACAGCCATGGCATTACCTTACAACGCCGTCGGACAATGCCAAAGTTTTTTCTATCGGTTCTGTAGATTCTGCTGGAAATGCTTCGGATTTCTCCTCTTTCGGGCCTAATTCACTGGGAGTGGTAAAACCGGACGGAAGTGCCCAGGGAACCTTTACTACAACGGTTTATGATAATACTACAATCATTGTAAACGGAACTTCTATTTCTACTCCGATTGCAGCCGGAGGTGTGGCATGCTTTATCCAGGCTTTCCCGACGATGAACCGGGAACAGATCAGAAGCAGGCTGAGACAAACAGCTTCTCTTTATCCTAATCATAACGATCAGATGGGATATGGCATTCTCAATTTCGGAAACGTGTATAACGCAGTGCTCAATACTTCTGAAACTGTAAAAAAAGACCGTTTGACCTTATTCCCGAATCCTGTTAAAAATATTCTGACTGTAGTGTCAGAAAATGACATCCAGGCTCTTGAAGTGTATGACAATCTGGGAAGACTTATCAGAAAAAACAGCAACCGGAAAGCTGTAAAAGTTGATGACTTTGCAAAAGGAGTATATTATCTGAAAATTCAGACTCAGGGTAAAGTTTATTATGAAAAGTTTATAAAAGAATAA
- the dapF gene encoding diaminopimelate epimerase, which yields MEFYKYQGTGNDFVMVDNRDLQFPKDKTIIEKLCDRRFGIGADGLILLENDPDYDFKMVYYNSDGGESTMCGNGGRCLVAFAFFLDIFEDKCKFMAIDGEHEAEVHNGIIKLKMINVDTISHDGNDFVLNTGSPHYVKYVENLSDYNVYTEGNGIRNSENYREKGINVNFVEKISDQEIFVRTYERGVEDETYSCGTGVTASALTFLQKHHLTSVKVKTLGGNLKVYAEKNGDSFQNIWLEGPAKQVFRGKTDIL from the coding sequence ATGGAATTCTATAAATATCAGGGAACAGGAAATGATTTTGTGATGGTAGACAACCGTGACCTTCAGTTTCCAAAAGATAAAACAATCATTGAAAAACTATGTGACAGACGTTTTGGGATAGGAGCTGACGGGCTTATCCTGCTTGAAAATGATCCGGATTATGATTTTAAAATGGTCTACTACAATTCTGACGGCGGAGAGAGTACAATGTGCGGAAACGGAGGAAGATGCCTGGTAGCTTTTGCTTTTTTCCTGGATATTTTTGAGGATAAATGTAAGTTCATGGCGATAGACGGAGAACATGAAGCAGAAGTACACAACGGAATCATTAAACTGAAAATGATCAATGTAGATACGATTTCTCACGACGGAAATGATTTTGTGCTGAACACCGGATCTCCTCATTATGTAAAATATGTAGAAAATCTTTCGGATTATAACGTGTATACCGAAGGAAACGGGATCAGAAATTCTGAAAATTACAGAGAAAAAGGGATCAATGTGAACTTTGTGGAAAAAATTTCGGATCAGGAAATTTTTGTAAGAACCTATGAACGAGGCGTTGAGGACGAAACTTACAGTTGCGGGACAGGAGTTACGGCTTCCGCTTTAACTTTTCTTCAAAAGCACCATCTAACCTCTGTAAAAGTTAAAACTTTGGGGGGTAACCTTAAGGTATATGCTGAAAAAAACGGAGATTCTTTCCAGAACATATGGCTGGAGGGCCCTGCAAAGCAGGTTTTTAGAGGTAAAACAGATATTCTTTAA
- a CDS encoding adenylyltransferase/cytidyltransferase family protein gives MKTQRIGITFSSFDLLHAGHIKMLEEAKTVCDYLIVGLQIDPSHDRPNKNKPSQTIVERYIQLKAVNAVDEIIPYYTEEDLLDILKSFVIDVRIIGDDYMDRDFTGKQYCEEKGIEIFYNKRDHRFSTSDLRKRIYEAEKEKYSKAEQVK, from the coding sequence ATGAAGACACAAAGAATAGGTATTACATTTTCCTCATTTGATTTATTACATGCAGGGCACATCAAAATGCTTGAAGAAGCTAAGACCGTATGTGATTATTTAATCGTAGGACTTCAGATTGACCCGTCTCACGATCGTCCCAACAAAAACAAACCGAGCCAGACGATTGTAGAACGTTATATTCAGCTGAAAGCAGTAAATGCTGTAGACGAGATCATTCCGTATTATACAGAAGAAGACCTGCTGGATATTTTAAAATCATTCGTTATTGATGTAAGGATCATTGGTGACGATTATATGGACAGAGACTTTACAGGTAAGCAATACTGTGAAGAAAAAGGAATTGAGATCTTTTATAACAAAAGAGATCACAGGTTTTCCACCAGCGACCTGAGAAAAAGAATTTACGAAGCTGAAAAAGAGAAATACTCCAAAGCAGAACAGGTAAAATAA
- a CDS encoding DegT/DnrJ/EryC1/StrS family aminotransferase gives MKKIQMVDLQSQYYKIKNDVDNAVLNVMDSAAFINGPEVKSFQNELESYLDVKHVIPCANGTDALQIALMALDLKEGDEIITADFTFAATVEVIHLLKLKSVLVDVDYDTFTISTEQIKKAITPRTKAIIPVHIFGQCANMEEILKIAEEHNLYVIEDNAQAIGSEYTFSDGSVKQAGTMATVGTTSFFPSKNLGCYGDGGAIFTNNDELAHRLRGIVNHGMYERYYHDEVGVNSRLDSIQAAVLRKKLPHLDSYNEARRKAADYYDEAFAGNPNILTPKRSENSTHVFHQYTLRILNGKRNELQKFLTEKEIPAMIYYPVALRKQKAYFQESNAADFVNTDKLLDQVISLPMHTELDEEQLKYITDAVLEFMK, from the coding sequence ATGAAAAAAATTCAGATGGTTGACTTGCAAAGTCAGTATTACAAAATAAAGAATGATGTAGACAATGCGGTTTTAAATGTAATGGATTCGGCGGCATTCATCAACGGTCCTGAAGTAAAGTCTTTCCAGAATGAATTGGAGTCTTATTTAGACGTAAAACACGTGATTCCTTGTGCCAATGGTACAGATGCATTACAGATTGCCCTGATGGCTTTAGATCTGAAAGAAGGAGACGAGATCATCACTGCAGATTTTACTTTTGCGGCTACTGTAGAAGTAATTCACCTGCTTAAATTAAAATCAGTACTGGTAGATGTGGATTATGATACCTTCACTATTTCTACAGAACAGATTAAAAAAGCGATTACGCCAAGAACAAAAGCGATCATTCCTGTACATATTTTTGGGCAGTGCGCCAATATGGAAGAGATTTTGAAAATTGCTGAAGAGCACAATTTATACGTAATTGAAGACAATGCTCAGGCAATCGGTTCAGAATATACATTCTCTGACGGAAGTGTAAAACAGGCCGGAACAATGGCTACTGTGGGTACAACCTCTTTCTTCCCGTCGAAAAACCTTGGATGCTATGGAGATGGTGGTGCAATCTTTACCAATAATGACGAATTGGCACACCGTTTAAGAGGGATCGTCAACCACGGAATGTACGAAAGATACTATCATGATGAGGTAGGTGTGAACTCCCGTTTAGACAGTATTCAGGCAGCTGTTTTAAGAAAAAAACTTCCACACCTTGACTCTTATAACGAAGCAAGAAGAAAAGCTGCAGATTACTATGATGAAGCATTCGCCGGAAACCCGAATATTCTTACTCCGAAAAGATCAGAAAACTCTACCCACGTATTCCACCAGTATACTTTAAGAATTCTGAATGGAAAGCGTAATGAACTTCAGAAATTTTTAACGGAAAAAGAAATTCCTGCAATGATCTACTATCCGGTAGCACTGAGAAAGCAGAAGGCTTACTTCCAGGAAAGCAACGCTGCAGACTTTGTGAATACAGACAAACTTCTGGATCAGGTGATTTCTTTACCGATGCATACGGAATTAGACGAAGAGCAGCTGAAGTATATTACGGATGCAGTGCTTGAGTTTATGAAATAA
- a CDS encoding TonB-dependent receptor: MKNKTEIVGIFTRKTLGLTLVLSAAAMAFAQEKAGVSGTIVNKKNQPVPYASVTFSNKANTALSDAVLTDEKGQYKLQLAPGDYDITVEAIDYKKSVVSKNITAAGNIGALSIEPEATTTIDGKTKEIQGVVITASAAKPYKVELDKKTYDPSQDIVSKGGSLQDVLTNVPSVSVDTDGTVSMRGSTNVKFLINGKPSALLGIDDGANALQSIPADQIERIEVITNPSSKFEASGTSGILNIILKKSKKVGFNGSVVGSLGYFPRTSLNTNLSWRKNNWTWFLNGGGGYTENKTKNNSETTYHSINFPKIVKGEQPNDVLLHQLQNSTNKTYNKNYNVSAGFVHDLSEKTSINLTGLVRTFEGDGNELLNTEESFHRFFKDSSDPEGVAGTWKLLNPFGLRDSKSVFNNLAFQGDLGLDHKFDDKGQNLSVSLSLQRNRSNNNADILETNDLLPDIHDVTRRHSVSKTVIGKADYELPIGEKSKLEAGYRIDINDNKYDNFVSSTSNNPFISDFNNNTDYRETFNAFYLQFKSKIGNFAYQLGLRDELSNVKINYISQNPEKEPLNKTKNYNNLFPSVFLSYDVSKNNQILVNYSRRIDRPRSFFMVPFPNYSNSQNIFEGNIDLNPSYVDSFEVGYNITRKKFTVNPTLYYRHATDDTKMLVYRPDESKSVFYTKPINLGNDDRYGLDLNFTYDPFAWLKIMGSLDMFGYKTTGIAYYDAKDKNGNAKVGDMNFTGSGFSTRARLNTTFKLDKTLSVQLQGFYRGAQKSANQDTQDMYALNLGASKTIWKGDGTISFNIQDIFNTRSREVYSFNSDYTRRNYMQWQPRQFSISLTYRFKQGEKIEQPKKKKDINANEAGDDQQGGPM, from the coding sequence ATGAAGAATAAGACAGAAATTGTCGGTATTTTCACCAGAAAAACTTTAGGGCTTACCTTGGTACTTTCGGCAGCGGCTATGGCCTTTGCCCAGGAGAAAGCAGGCGTTTCGGGAACGATTGTCAATAAGAAGAACCAGCCGGTTCCTTATGCCTCCGTTACTTTCAGCAATAAGGCCAACACTGCGTTGAGTGACGCGGTTCTTACTGATGAAAAGGGGCAGTACAAACTTCAGCTTGCTCCCGGAGATTACGACATTACAGTAGAGGCTATTGACTACAAGAAAAGTGTGGTCAGCAAAAATATTACTGCAGCAGGTAATATTGGTGCATTATCTATAGAACCTGAAGCTACAACTACTATTGATGGCAAAACCAAAGAGATTCAGGGAGTCGTTATTACGGCATCTGCAGCAAAGCCTTACAAGGTAGAGCTTGATAAAAAAACATATGATCCTTCACAGGATATTGTAAGTAAAGGAGGAAGCCTTCAGGATGTCCTTACGAATGTTCCTTCGGTTTCTGTGGATACTGACGGAACGGTTTCCATGAGAGGAAGCACCAATGTAAAATTCCTGATCAACGGGAAACCTTCTGCCCTTCTGGGAATTGATGACGGCGCCAATGCTTTGCAGAGTATTCCGGCAGATCAGATTGAAAGAATTGAAGTGATCACCAACCCTTCTTCTAAATTTGAAGCCAGCGGAACTTCGGGAATTCTGAATATTATCCTTAAAAAGAGCAAGAAAGTAGGATTCAACGGTAGTGTTGTAGGATCGTTGGGATATTTCCCGAGAACCTCCCTTAACACCAATTTGAGCTGGAGAAAAAACAACTGGACCTGGTTTCTGAACGGCGGCGGCGGTTACACTGAAAATAAGACAAAAAATAATTCTGAAACGACTTACCACAGCATTAATTTCCCGAAAATCGTAAAAGGTGAACAGCCTAACGATGTTCTTCTTCATCAGCTGCAAAATTCCACGAATAAAACCTATAACAAAAATTATAACGTAAGTGCCGGTTTTGTGCATGATCTGTCTGAAAAAACGTCGATCAACCTAACAGGTTTGGTAAGAACATTTGAAGGGGATGGAAATGAACTGCTGAATACGGAAGAAAGTTTTCACCGTTTCTTTAAAGATTCTTCTGATCCAGAAGGTGTAGCGGGAACCTGGAAGCTGTTAAACCCTTTCGGGCTGAGAGATTCCAAGAGTGTCTTCAACAACCTGGCATTCCAGGGAGATCTGGGATTGGATCATAAATTTGATGATAAAGGTCAGAACTTATCCGTATCATTGAGTTTACAGAGAAACAGAAGCAACAACAATGCAGACATTCTGGAAACAAATGACCTTCTGCCTGACATCCACGATGTGACCAGAAGACATTCTGTAAGCAAAACGGTTATAGGAAAAGCCGATTATGAACTTCCAATAGGTGAGAAATCTAAGCTTGAAGCAGGATACAGAATAGACATCAACGACAATAAGTATGACAATTTTGTAAGCAGTACTTCAAACAACCCTTTTATTTCGGATTTTAATAACAATACGGATTACAGGGAGACTTTCAATGCATTTTATCTGCAGTTTAAAAGTAAGATCGGAAATTTTGCCTATCAGCTTGGATTAAGGGATGAGCTTTCCAATGTGAAGATCAATTACATCAGCCAAAACCCGGAAAAAGAACCTTTGAACAAAACAAAGAATTACAACAATCTGTTCCCGAGTGTTTTCTTAAGCTATGATGTATCTAAGAACAATCAGATTTTGGTCAACTATTCCAGAAGAATTGACAGACCAAGGTCATTCTTCATGGTTCCTTTCCCCAATTACAGCAACAGCCAGAATATTTTTGAAGGGAATATTGACCTGAACCCGTCTTATGTAGACTCATTTGAGGTAGGTTATAACATCACCAGAAAGAAATTCACGGTAAACCCTACCCTGTACTACAGACATGCCACGGATGATACCAAAATGCTTGTGTACAGACCGGATGAAAGTAAGAGTGTTTTCTATACGAAACCTATCAACCTTGGTAATGATGACCGTTATGGTTTAGACCTTAACTTCACGTATGATCCTTTCGCATGGTTAAAAATAATGGGTAGTTTGGATATGTTCGGATATAAAACCACCGGAATTGCTTATTATGATGCGAAGGACAAGAATGGTAATGCCAAAGTAGGTGATATGAATTTTACCGGAAGCGGTTTTTCTACCAGAGCCCGTCTTAACACAACCTTCAAGCTTGATAAAACTTTAAGTGTACAGTTACAGGGATTCTATAGAGGGGCACAGAAATCGGCCAACCAGGATACACAGGATATGTATGCCCTGAACCTTGGAGCTTCCAAAACCATCTGGAAAGGAGACGGAACAATTTCCTTCAATATCCAGGATATCTTCAATACAAGAAGCAGAGAAGTTTACAGCTTCAACAGTGATTATACCCGTAGAAATTATATGCAGTGGCAGCCAAGGCAGTTTTCTATTTCATTAACCTACAGATTTAAGCAGGGTGAAAAGATAGAACAGCCTAAAAAGAAAAAAGACATCAATGCCAATGAGGCCGGTGATGATCAGCAAGGCGGTCCAATGTAA
- the galE gene encoding UDP-glucose 4-epimerase GalE produces MAILVTGGLGYIGSHTVVELLNNGFEVVIVDDLSNSERFILNNIEEITGKKPVFYPFDLRRKELLSQVFDAHQIDGCINFAASKAVGESQVKPVDYYENNLFSLINILQEFKEREISNFIFSSSCTVYGQADTMPIDESTPLKMPESVYGKTKQMGEEILIDFAKAYHRKISLLRYFNPIGAHPSAKIGELPSGIPNNLVPYVMQTAAGIREKLSVWGNDYDTEDGTPIRDYIYVVDLAKAHVAALKKLMKDPSSDAVIDTYNLGTGKGSSVLEVIRAFEEANGVEVPYQICARREGDITIAYADPQKAEKELHWKSETSLEESLRTVWEWQKYLNTRNS; encoded by the coding sequence ATGGCAATACTTGTTACCGGAGGACTTGGATACATTGGTTCCCACACTGTAGTAGAACTTCTCAATAACGGCTTTGAAGTGGTTATTGTAGATGATTTATCCAACTCAGAAAGGTTTATTTTAAATAATATTGAGGAAATTACAGGCAAAAAGCCGGTTTTTTATCCTTTTGACCTGAGAAGAAAAGAACTTCTCAGCCAGGTTTTTGATGCCCATCAGATTGACGGGTGCATCAATTTTGCTGCTTCTAAAGCCGTGGGCGAGAGCCAGGTGAAGCCTGTGGATTATTATGAAAATAATCTATTCTCCCTTATCAATATCCTTCAGGAATTTAAAGAAAGGGAAATATCTAATTTTATTTTCAGCTCATCCTGTACGGTTTACGGGCAGGCAGATACAATGCCAATTGACGAAAGTACTCCTTTGAAAATGCCGGAAAGCGTATACGGAAAGACCAAACAGATGGGGGAAGAAATCCTGATCGATTTTGCAAAGGCCTATCACCGGAAAATATCGTTACTGAGATACTTCAACCCGATTGGGGCACATCCGTCTGCAAAGATCGGAGAATTGCCTTCGGGAATTCCTAATAATTTAGTACCTTACGTTATGCAAACGGCGGCTGGAATCCGTGAGAAACTAAGCGTATGGGGTAATGATTATGATACAGAAGACGGAACCCCGATCCGTGACTATATTTATGTGGTTGATCTGGCAAAAGCGCACGTGGCAGCATTAAAAAAGCTGATGAAAGACCCGTCCTCGGATGCTGTGATCGATACCTATAACCTGGGAACAGGAAAAGGCTCATCAGTATTGGAGGTTATCAGGGCATTTGAAGAGGCAAATGGAGTAGAGGTGCCTTATCAGATCTGTGCCAGAAGGGAAGGCGATATTACCATTGCCTATGCAGACCCGCAGAAAGCCGAAAAAGAGCTTCACTGGAAATCTGAAACTTCCCTGGAAGAATCTTTAAGAACAGTTTGGGAATGGCAGAAGTACCTGAATACCAGAAATTCATAA
- the mltG gene encoding endolytic transglycosylase MltG — protein MKKAILIIILLVFVVAGFFGLRFYNKYFGNNVEKEGYVLIPHNAGFKQILDSVAPYIKDKESFEAVAKDKGLPANFKAGRYQIKSGTGNTDLVNMIKAGNQTANSFRIGDFGDMYQMIGKVSKKTEIDSLHFVNDLDVVAQAKGYKNVEDLKKYFFIDTYNFFWTVSPREFFAKFEDQYNSFWTGERKNKEQQSGLTRDQIYALASIVYKESGGKKDEMKTIAGLYLNRYRKGMKLQSDPTVIYAINKQTNFKEPIKRVLYKHLSTPSPYNTYANAGIPPGPICVVDKNSVDAVLNAENNNYIFMCADPARFGYHKFTASAEEHAVNAKAYQDWLNSRNIK, from the coding sequence ATGAAAAAAGCTATTCTCATTATCATTCTGCTGGTTTTTGTAGTCGCAGGATTTTTTGGTTTGAGATTTTATAATAAATACTTCGGGAATAACGTAGAAAAAGAAGGCTATGTTCTGATCCCCCACAATGCGGGTTTCAAACAGATCCTTGATTCTGTTGCCCCCTATATTAAGGATAAGGAATCTTTTGAGGCGGTCGCTAAGGACAAAGGTCTTCCTGCCAATTTCAAAGCGGGGCGTTACCAGATCAAAAGCGGAACAGGAAATACGGACCTTGTGAATATGATCAAAGCAGGTAACCAGACTGCAAATTCTTTCAGAATCGGGGATTTTGGAGATATGTATCAGATGATCGGAAAGGTGAGCAAAAAAACGGAGATTGATTCATTACATTTCGTAAATGATCTGGATGTTGTTGCCCAGGCGAAGGGGTATAAAAATGTTGAAGATTTAAAGAAATATTTTTTCATCGATACGTATAATTTTTTCTGGACAGTAAGTCCGAGAGAATTTTTTGCAAAATTCGAAGATCAGTACAATAGTTTCTGGACCGGTGAAAGAAAGAATAAGGAGCAGCAGTCCGGTCTTACAAGAGACCAGATCTATGCACTGGCTTCCATTGTTTATAAAGAATCCGGAGGAAAAAAAGATGAAATGAAGACGATTGCCGGGTTATACCTGAACCGTTACAGAAAAGGAATGAAACTTCAGTCTGATCCCACGGTGATCTATGCAATCAATAAACAGACTAATTTTAAAGAACCTATAAAAAGAGTATTATATAAGCATCTGTCTACGCCATCGCCGTACAACACTTATGCTAATGCAGGAATTCCTCCGGGACCGATCTGTGTGGTAGATAAAAATTCGGTAGATGCTGTTTTGAATGCGGAAAACAACAATTATATATTCATGTGTGCCGATCCTGCAAGATTCGGATATCATAAGTTTACGGCTAGTGCTGAAGAGCATGCTGTAAATGCAAAAGCTTATCAGGACTGGCTCAACTCCAGGAATATAAAATAA